One Vibrio taketomensis DNA window includes the following coding sequences:
- a CDS encoding aminopeptidase P family protein, translating into MHSNTEQHLTAIRQWLVQQNLDALIVPHEDEYLGEYIPAHNERLHWLTGFTGSAGAAVVTQDKAAIFVDGRYTVQVTKQVPAALFEYRHLINEPALDWLVDNLAPGAKIAIDPRMHSGMWLEAAQAKLNKRHQTVILDSNPIDTLWNDRPQPVLSDVRLMANETAGRNSAEKRQQIAQLVQKQGGDCAIITALDSICWLLNIRGLDVSRLPVLLSHAIIHDNGHVEFFIEPSRVPSNFAAHVGEGVTVFSPDRLQAQLERLDGKNVLLDPAISNAWFKLVLQNSGAHIVPASDPCLMPKACKNAVEIAGMKESHLRDGVAMVQFLSWLDAEVAAGRLYDEGQLADKLEAIRRLEPTLVDLSFDTISAAGSNAAMCHYNHNNQPQPTQLSMDSLYLVDSGGQYIDGTTDITRTVAIGTPSAEMIKQFTLALKGHIGIARARFPRGTRGYQLDTLARQHLWAEGFDYDHGTGHGVGHFLSVHEGPASISKKQIDVALDKGMVLSNEPGYYRADQFGIRIENLELVVEQSTQGDFSVLAFESLTRCPIDSRNIDVNLLTRPELAWLNNYHQIVWDELSPRLSDKAVLAWLRNATQPLQHAN; encoded by the coding sequence ATGCATAGTAATACTGAACAGCATTTAACTGCCATTAGACAATGGCTTGTTCAGCAAAACCTAGATGCGTTAATCGTACCTCACGAAGACGAGTACTTAGGTGAATATATTCCAGCTCATAATGAGCGCTTACATTGGCTAACTGGCTTCACAGGTTCAGCAGGTGCGGCCGTTGTTACTCAAGATAAAGCCGCTATCTTTGTCGATGGTCGTTACACGGTGCAAGTCACCAAACAAGTACCCGCAGCATTATTTGAATATCGCCATCTCATCAATGAACCCGCACTGGATTGGTTAGTCGATAACCTTGCTCCGGGCGCAAAGATTGCGATCGATCCTCGCATGCACAGCGGCATGTGGTTAGAAGCAGCACAAGCAAAACTCAACAAACGTCACCAAACCGTAATTCTAGATAGTAACCCTATCGATACTCTTTGGAATGACCGCCCACAACCAGTTCTATCTGATGTGCGTCTAATGGCTAATGAAACGGCGGGTCGAAATAGTGCTGAGAAGCGTCAGCAAATTGCGCAATTGGTGCAAAAACAAGGTGGCGACTGTGCCATCATCACTGCGCTTGATTCGATTTGCTGGTTACTGAATATCCGTGGCCTCGACGTATCACGCCTACCTGTATTACTTTCACATGCAATCATTCATGACAACGGTCATGTTGAGTTCTTTATTGAACCAAGCCGAGTTCCAAGCAACTTTGCAGCACATGTGGGTGAAGGTGTCACCGTATTTTCACCAGATCGTCTGCAAGCGCAGCTAGAGCGACTTGATGGTAAAAACGTGTTGCTTGACCCTGCGATCAGCAATGCCTGGTTTAAATTGGTGCTGCAAAATTCTGGCGCTCATATTGTACCTGCCTCTGATCCATGCCTGATGCCAAAAGCATGCAAAAATGCAGTAGAAATCGCTGGCATGAAAGAAAGTCACCTACGTGATGGCGTCGCCATGGTTCAGTTCTTGAGCTGGCTTGATGCAGAAGTTGCTGCGGGTCGCCTCTATGATGAAGGCCAATTGGCAGACAAACTTGAAGCCATCCGTCGTCTTGAACCGACATTGGTTGATTTGAGTTTTGACACCATTTCTGCTGCTGGCAGCAATGCTGCAATGTGCCATTACAACCACAATAACCAGCCACAACCAACGCAACTCAGCATGGATAGCCTGTACTTGGTTGATTCAGGTGGTCAATACATTGATGGTACTACTGACATTACACGCACCGTCGCAATCGGCACACCTAGCGCAGAAATGATTAAACAGTTCACGCTCGCATTAAAAGGTCATATCGGTATCGCTCGTGCCCGCTTCCCACGTGGTACTCGTGGTTACCAACTTGATACCTTGGCACGTCAACATCTATGGGCTGAAGGCTTTGACTATGACCATGGTACAGGCCACGGTGTCGGCCACTTCCTTAGTGTGCACGAAGGGCCTGCGAGTATCTCGAAAAAACAAATCGATGTTGCATTAGACAAAGGTATGGTGCTGTCTAACGAGCCTGGTTACTACCGTGCCGACCAATTTGGTATTCGCATTGAGAACCTAGAACTGGTTGTAGAGCAAAGCACTCAAGGTGATTTTTCTGTATTGGCATTTGAATCTTTGACTCGTTGCCCAATCGATAGTCGCAATATCGATGTTAACCTACTAACTCGTCCAGAATTAGCATGGCTCAATAATTACCACCAAATCGTTTGGGATGAACTCAGTCCACGCCTAAGCGACAAAGCAGTATTGGCATGGTTACGCAACGCGACTCAACCGTTACAACATGCAAACTAA
- the thiH gene encoding 2-iminoacetate synthase ThiH: MSFVEQLRQYDWDQISLSIMSKTAQDVERALSRTKRDLNDFQALISPSAEPYLEQMAQLSSVLTRKRFGNTMSLYIPLYLSNLCSNACTYCGFSMENRIKRKTLDTQEIEAEIAAIKSMKFDSVLLVTGEHETKVGINYFRQVLPIIKPHFNYLAMEVQPLEQAEYAELKELGLDAVMVYQETYHPSTYAQHHLRGNKTDFEYRLETPDRLARAGIDKIGIGALIGLEEWRTDCFFVAAHLEYLERNYWQTRYSISFPRLRPCTGGLQPKSIMSDRQLVQLICAYRLLNPEVELSLSTRESEVFRDNILPLGITSMSAASKTQPGGYAVDNVELEQFEVSDDRSAASVEAMIRSRGFDPVWRDWHSAYSG, translated from the coding sequence ATGAGTTTTGTAGAACAATTAAGGCAATACGATTGGGATCAAATTTCACTATCAATTATGAGTAAAACGGCTCAGGACGTGGAGCGAGCTTTAAGTCGTACTAAGCGTGATTTAAATGATTTCCAAGCGCTAATTTCTCCTTCAGCTGAACCATATTTAGAGCAGATGGCGCAGCTTTCTAGTGTGCTTACTCGTAAGCGGTTCGGTAATACTATGTCTTTGTATATTCCGCTTTATCTCTCTAACTTATGTTCCAATGCGTGTACGTACTGTGGGTTTTCAATGGAAAATCGAATCAAACGCAAAACACTCGATACACAAGAAATTGAAGCGGAAATTGCTGCAATCAAAAGTATGAAATTTGATAGCGTGTTATTGGTGACCGGTGAACATGAAACGAAAGTCGGAATAAATTATTTTCGGCAAGTGTTACCGATTATCAAGCCACACTTTAACTATTTGGCAATGGAAGTGCAGCCACTCGAACAAGCTGAATATGCTGAGCTCAAAGAACTAGGCTTAGATGCGGTGATGGTCTATCAAGAGACCTATCATCCATCGACCTATGCGCAGCATCACTTGCGTGGTAACAAAACGGATTTTGAATATCGTCTAGAAACACCGGATAGACTCGCAAGAGCTGGGATCGATAAAATAGGTATAGGGGCTTTAATTGGACTAGAGGAATGGCGAACAGATTGCTTCTTTGTTGCTGCCCACCTTGAGTATTTAGAACGCAATTATTGGCAAACTCGTTATTCAATTTCATTTCCACGTTTACGTCCATGTACTGGTGGCTTACAGCCCAAATCGATAATGTCTGACCGCCAATTAGTCCAGTTGATTTGCGCTTATCGACTGCTTAATCCTGAAGTGGAGTTATCGCTGTCTACGCGAGAAAGTGAGGTGTTCCGAGATAATATTTTACCTTTAGGAATTACTAGCATGTCAGCGGCATCGAAAACTCAACCTGGCGGTTATGCAGTCGACAACGTCGAATTAGAGCAATTTGAAGTCAGTGATGATCGAAGTGCCGCAAGCGTTGAAGCGATGATTAGATCTCGTGGCTTTGACCCTGTTTGGCGTGATTGGCATTCTGCCTATTCTGGTTGA
- a CDS encoding thiazole synthase codes for MLKIADKVFQSRLFTGTGKFANSTLMANAIQASGSQLATMALKRVDVNDRQDNILLPLIEAGVNLLPNTSGAKNAQDAIFAAHLAREALATNWLKLEIHPDPKYLMPDPIETLKAAEQLVKDGFIVLPYCHADPVLCKRLEEVGCAAVMPLGAPIGSNKGIASHDFLEIIIDQARVPVVVDAGIGAPSHAARAMEMGADAVLVNTAIAASPDPVAMATAFRQAVEAGRSAYIAGLAGQTKHAVASSPLTSFLDE; via the coding sequence ATGCTTAAAATTGCTGACAAAGTATTTCAATCCCGTCTGTTTACTGGCACCGGTAAGTTTGCCAATAGCACGTTAATGGCGAATGCTATTCAAGCGTCAGGTTCGCAGTTGGCGACGATGGCACTTAAACGCGTAGATGTGAATGATCGACAAGACAACATTTTACTGCCACTTATTGAGGCTGGGGTAAACCTGTTGCCAAATACCTCTGGAGCCAAAAATGCGCAAGATGCCATATTTGCTGCTCATTTAGCCCGTGAAGCGCTAGCGACGAACTGGTTAAAGTTAGAAATTCATCCCGATCCAAAATATTTGATGCCAGATCCGATTGAAACCTTAAAAGCGGCGGAGCAGTTGGTTAAAGACGGATTTATTGTCTTGCCTTATTGCCATGCAGACCCTGTTTTATGTAAACGTCTTGAAGAGGTTGGTTGTGCAGCGGTTATGCCGCTTGGTGCACCGATTGGTTCAAACAAAGGCATCGCTTCACATGATTTTTTGGAAATCATCATTGATCAAGCCCGAGTGCCAGTTGTGGTTGATGCGGGTATTGGTGCACCTTCGCATGCCGCACGAGCGATGGAGATGGGCGCTGATGCCGTTCTAGTTAATACCGCGATCGCAGCATCTCCAGATCCAGTGGCGATGGCAACCGCATTTAGACAAGCGGTGGAAGCGGGACGTTCAGCCTATATCGCTGGGTTGGCCGGCCAAACAAAGCACGCCGTAGCTTCTAGTCCTTTAACTTCTTTTCTCGATGAGTGA
- the thiS gene encoding sulfur carrier protein ThiS — translation MPSIEIIINRTAHVVDANINLQQIICQFELPHQGCVFAINNQVIPKSEWQSTVLAAGDAISLFQAIAGG, via the coding sequence ATGCCATCGATTGAAATAATTATTAATCGTACAGCGCATGTTGTCGATGCGAATATCAACCTACAACAAATCATTTGTCAGTTTGAATTGCCTCACCAAGGCTGTGTATTTGCGATAAACAATCAAGTAATTCCCAAAAGCGAGTGGCAAAGCACCGTATTGGCGGCTGGTGATGCTATTTCATTATTTCAAGCAATTGCAGGAGGCTAA
- a CDS encoding HesA/MoeB/ThiF family protein, giving the protein MLNDQQFIRYQRQICLPEINEQGQQRIMDSKVLIIGCGGLGSAASLYLSAAGVGRLVIVDDDCVDVSNLQRQVVYRQENVGQHKVEAMSQQLKQLNPDVSVRTVAKRLTEVQLNLEIMMADVVLDCCDNMATRQQINQACFQQKTPLVSGAAIGWNGQFSVYDFGSNDACYRCLYPFDEIVNPQSCSQSGIVGPVVGILGNYQALAVIQKLATGRFMVSSNQLHIFDGKSMLWQQLSIHKDSQCSVCGVSAVSFEVSEVEEVNDAID; this is encoded by the coding sequence ATGCTTAATGATCAGCAATTTATTCGCTATCAACGGCAGATTTGTTTACCCGAAATTAATGAACAGGGCCAGCAGCGGATTATGGATTCTAAGGTTCTCATCATTGGTTGTGGTGGTTTAGGTAGTGCTGCAAGTCTGTATTTGTCGGCTGCTGGCGTCGGTAGATTGGTTATTGTTGATGATGACTGCGTCGATGTGAGTAATTTACAGAGACAAGTCGTTTATCGACAAGAAAATGTTGGGCAACACAAAGTTGAGGCAATGAGCCAACAACTTAAACAATTAAATCCAGACGTGTCGGTGAGAACGGTAGCTAAGCGTTTGACCGAGGTTCAGCTAAATTTGGAGATCATGATGGCTGATGTTGTGCTGGATTGTTGTGACAACATGGCAACGCGTCAGCAGATCAATCAGGCCTGTTTTCAACAAAAAACGCCGTTAGTTTCTGGCGCCGCGATAGGGTGGAATGGACAGTTTTCAGTTTATGACTTTGGTTCAAATGATGCCTGTTATCGCTGTCTTTATCCATTCGATGAGATTGTTAATCCTCAATCTTGCAGTCAATCAGGAATCGTGGGGCCGGTTGTGGGTATTTTAGGAAATTACCAAGCGCTAGCTGTGATTCAAAAGTTAGCAACCGGCAGGTTTATGGTTTCCTCTAACCAACTTCATATATTCGATGGCAAGAGCATGCTGTGGCAACAGTTATCGATTCATAAAGATAGCCAGTGTTCCGTGTGTGGTGTTAGCGCAGTCTCGTTTGAAGTATCAGAAGTAGAAGAGGTAAACGATGCCATCGATTGA
- a CDS encoding thiamine phosphate synthase codes for MMVEIRIPKEQSELIAQVQLALSAANNQNFDTQYVAVVESYSNDCQVVTNTFCHRIGSDLWQIDSNECDFYVQYQHPCNSLFVAEHHILIDVRDNNQTLDIWVHPLSGEVRALRSNTNVRETKQHLAWLLVLLALDFPLEDALTVARAKNNVPRETWPSKYCDFPTPVLHHEALGISVGWRQCETPTAFHQLSEGSLGLYPVVDSVEWVERLLKMGIKTIQLRIKEPATETLEQQIIQAIALGREFDAQVFINDYWQLALEHKAFGVHLGQEDLEESNIEQLQQAGISLGLSTHGYYELLRIAQLKPSYIALGHVFPTTTKQMPSNPQGLVRLALYQQLISSIPNSIGTKTQGYPTVAIGGIDLSNAAQVWHCGVSSLAVVRAITLSESPQQVIDQFRRIMAVNQRGVRHA; via the coding sequence ATGATGGTGGAAATACGTATCCCTAAAGAGCAGTCGGAGTTAATAGCGCAAGTTCAACTTGCGTTATCTGCAGCAAATAACCAAAACTTTGATACCCAATACGTCGCTGTTGTCGAAAGTTATAGTAATGATTGCCAGGTTGTGACGAATACTTTTTGCCATAGGATTGGTAGCGATCTGTGGCAAATCGACTCGAATGAATGCGATTTCTATGTTCAGTATCAGCATCCCTGTAATTCTCTTTTTGTTGCAGAGCATCATATCCTAATTGACGTTCGTGATAATAATCAGACGTTAGATATTTGGGTACATCCACTCAGTGGAGAAGTAAGAGCCTTACGCTCAAACACAAACGTGAGAGAAACTAAGCAGCATCTTGCTTGGCTATTGGTGCTGCTTGCTCTTGATTTTCCACTTGAAGATGCGTTGACGGTTGCTCGAGCAAAAAACAATGTTCCACGTGAAACATGGCCTAGTAAGTATTGTGATTTTCCGACTCCTGTATTGCATCATGAGGCTTTGGGTATCTCAGTTGGGTGGCGTCAGTGTGAAACCCCAACTGCTTTTCATCAGTTATCTGAAGGGAGTTTAGGTCTCTATCCTGTGGTCGATAGTGTTGAGTGGGTCGAACGCTTACTCAAGATGGGCATTAAGACTATTCAGTTGCGAATTAAGGAACCAGCAACTGAAACTCTTGAGCAACAAATCATTCAAGCGATAGCGCTAGGTCGTGAATTCGATGCGCAAGTCTTTATCAACGATTACTGGCAATTAGCACTCGAGCATAAAGCCTTTGGTGTTCACTTAGGCCAAGAAGATCTCGAAGAATCTAATATTGAGCAATTACAGCAAGCTGGTATTTCCTTAGGACTTTCTACGCACGGCTATTATGAACTGTTGAGGATCGCTCAACTCAAACCAAGCTATATCGCACTTGGTCATGTTTTTCCTACCACAACTAAACAAATGCCATCTAACCCGCAAGGACTAGTGAGGTTAGCGCTTTACCAGCAGTTAATATCCTCTATACCTAATTCAATAGGTACCAAAACCCAAGGCTATCCAACGGTTGCTATTGGTGGCATTGATTTGAGTAACGCTGCTCAAGTTTGGCATTGCGGTGTATCGAGCTTAGCGGTCGTGCGAGCCATTACGTTGTCAGAGTCACCCCAACAAGTCATCGACCAGTTCCGACGAATAATGGCGGTTAACCAACGAGGTGTTCGTCATGCTTAA
- the thiC gene encoding phosphomethylpyrimidine synthase ThiC, producing MSSRKQARLEAQQFIQSLSVQPYPNSQKIYVEGYRPDVRVPMREILLADSLVGDSKEAPVFEPNEPIRVYDTSGPYTDPNYQINLYSGLPKLREGWIEERGDTEVLQSVSSTYTKQRLSDETLDELRYGNLPRIRRATEGRCVTQMHYARKGVITPEMEYIALRENMGRAQYRDEVLNQQHSGQSFGANLPQDITPEFVRKEVAEGRAIIPSNINHPESEPMIIGRNFLVKVNANIGNSSVSSSIEEEVEKLVWATRWGGDTVMDLSTGRNIHETREWILRNSPVPIGTVPMYQALEKVNGIAENLSWEVMRDTLIEQAEQGVDYFTIHAGLLLRYVPMTAKRVTGIVSRGGSIIAKWCLAHHQESFLYTHFREICEICAKYDVALSLGDGLRPGSVADANDEAQFAELRTLGELTKVAWEYDVQVIIEGPGHVPMHMIKENMEEQLEHCHEAPFYTLGPLTTDIAPGYDHITSGIGAAMIGWYGCAMLCYVTPKEHLGLPNKEDVKTGLITYKLAAHAADLAKGHPGAQVRDNALSKARFEFRWEDQFNLSLDPETARAFHDETLPQESGKVAHFCSMCGPKFCSMKISQEVREYAKDTNQVVADQAISIQLLDNPLEGMRQKSEEFRAAGSELYHPAISSEAE from the coding sequence ATGTCGAGTCGCAAGCAAGCGAGATTGGAAGCACAACAGTTTATACAAAGCCTTTCAGTCCAACCTTACCCTAATTCTCAAAAAATCTATGTTGAGGGCTACCGCCCTGATGTTCGCGTTCCAATGCGAGAAATTTTATTGGCGGATAGTTTGGTAGGAGACTCCAAAGAAGCCCCTGTATTCGAGCCTAATGAACCGATACGCGTGTATGACACCTCAGGACCATATACAGACCCTAACTATCAAATTAACCTTTACAGTGGCTTACCGAAGCTAAGAGAAGGATGGATTGAAGAGCGCGGTGATACCGAAGTTCTTCAATCCGTAAGTTCTACCTACACCAAACAACGTCTATCCGACGAAACATTAGATGAACTTCGGTACGGCAATTTACCACGCATAAGACGTGCTACTGAAGGTAGATGCGTTACTCAAATGCACTACGCTCGTAAGGGAGTGATTACTCCTGAAATGGAATATATCGCATTGCGAGAGAATATGGGGCGCGCCCAATATCGCGATGAAGTGCTAAATCAGCAGCATTCAGGCCAAAGTTTTGGTGCCAATCTACCCCAAGACATCACACCAGAATTCGTGCGCAAAGAAGTCGCGGAAGGACGGGCAATTATCCCTTCAAATATTAACCATCCTGAATCAGAGCCGATGATCATTGGACGTAACTTTTTAGTGAAAGTGAACGCAAATATCGGTAATTCATCGGTTTCATCTTCGATTGAAGAAGAAGTAGAAAAGCTAGTTTGGGCAACTCGGTGGGGAGGTGATACCGTCATGGATCTGTCTACTGGGCGGAATATTCATGAAACGCGAGAATGGATTTTACGTAATAGCCCAGTACCAATTGGCACCGTCCCTATGTATCAGGCGTTAGAAAAGGTAAACGGCATCGCGGAAAACCTTAGTTGGGAAGTGATGAGGGACACCTTGATTGAGCAGGCAGAGCAAGGGGTGGATTACTTTACTATTCATGCCGGATTGCTACTTCGCTATGTTCCAATGACAGCAAAACGAGTGACAGGGATCGTATCCAGAGGTGGCTCCATTATTGCCAAATGGTGTTTAGCCCATCATCAAGAAAGTTTTCTTTATACTCATTTTCGTGAAATCTGTGAAATTTGCGCCAAGTATGATGTCGCGCTGTCCCTTGGGGACGGACTGCGCCCTGGTTCTGTGGCTGATGCCAATGATGAAGCTCAGTTTGCTGAGTTGAGAACGCTGGGTGAGCTCACGAAAGTTGCTTGGGAATATGACGTACAGGTGATTATTGAAGGCCCTGGTCACGTACCAATGCACATGATCAAAGAAAATATGGAAGAGCAGCTTGAGCACTGCCATGAAGCTCCTTTCTATACTCTCGGTCCATTGACGACCGATATTGCGCCGGGTTATGACCACATCACCTCAGGCATCGGTGCAGCAATGATTGGATGGTATGGTTGTGCGATGCTGTGTTATGTCACGCCCAAAGAGCATTTAGGATTGCCTAATAAAGAAGATGTAAAAACCGGTCTGATTACCTATAAGTTAGCAGCACATGCTGCTGATTTGGCAAAAGGGCATCCCGGAGCACAGGTGCGTGATAACGCATTGTCTAAAGCGCGGTTTGAGTTCCGTTGGGAAGATCAATTTAACCTTTCACTCGACCCTGAAACTGCAAGAGCTTTTCATGATGAAACCTTACCTCAAGAATCAGGCAAAGTGGCTCATTTCTGTTCGATGTGTGGACCAAAGTTCTGTTCGATGAAAATTTCCCAAGAGGTTCGTGAATACGCGAAAGACACGAATCAGGTGGTAGCGGATCAAGCGATTTCAATTCAATTGCTTGATAATCCACTTGAAGGTATGCGCCAAAAGTCAGAAGAATTTCGTGCAGCGGGTTCTGAACTCTACCATCCAGCAATCTCATCAGAGGCGGAATAA
- the crcB gene encoding fluoride efflux transporter CrcB, with protein sequence MGQLSILGYIALGGAFGACSRYLVSELCVMLLGRGFPYGTLTVNVVGSFIMGLLIAAFESEIMSIEPWRQIIGLGFLGALTTFSTFSMDNVLLMQQGAFLKMGLNVILNVVLSISAAWLGFQLLMKANI encoded by the coding sequence ATGGGACAACTTTCCATTTTGGGTTACATAGCTTTGGGAGGCGCATTTGGTGCTTGTTCTCGCTATTTAGTCTCTGAACTGTGCGTTATGCTTTTGGGCCGAGGTTTTCCCTACGGTACTTTAACGGTGAATGTCGTTGGCTCTTTTATTATGGGTCTACTAATCGCCGCGTTTGAAAGTGAGATTATGTCGATTGAGCCTTGGCGCCAGATCATTGGTTTAGGCTTTCTTGGAGCCTTAACCACATTTTCTACATTCTCTATGGATAACGTGTTATTGATGCAACAAGGCGCGTTCTTAAAGATGGGTCTGAACGTTATTTTAAATGTGGTGTTAAGTATTTCAGCCGCATGGTTGGGTTTCCAATTACTGATGAAAGCCAATATTTAG
- a CDS encoding DNA cytosine methyltransferase, whose translation MGEFNRAVNTIKPRAFVAENVLGLLNPKFDGFVQKYIYEPLSDYHIIRFEMHASDFGVPQVRRRVFS comes from the coding sequence GTGGGAGAGTTTAATCGTGCTGTAAATACGATCAAACCGAGAGCTTTCGTAGCAGAAAATGTGTTAGGGCTCTTGAATCCTAAGTTTGATGGATTTGTGCAAAAGTATATTTATGAACCATTGAGTGATTATCACATCATAAGATTTGAGATGCACGCCTCTGATTTTGGCGTTCCTCAAGTGCGAAGACGAGTGTTTTCGTAG
- a CDS encoding DNA cytosine methyltransferase, whose amino-acid sequence MVDIIQGGPPCQPFSVAGSQKEKMMKGTCGRV is encoded by the coding sequence ATGGTAGACATAATTCAAGGTGGTCCACCATGTCAACCATTTTCAGTTGCTGGGTCTCAAAAGGAGAAGATGATGAAAGGAACATGTGGGAGAGTTTAA
- a CDS encoding DNA cytosine methyltransferase translates to MPRLESNGLRSLSLFSGGGGLDLGFDLAGFEHVASYELIPICKDTLQRNRPEWNVYAGPDEGDVSKLLGNVTKGW, encoded by the coding sequence ATGCCGAGGCTAGAATCAAATGGTCTTCGTAGCTTGAGCCTTTTCTCTGGTGGTGGTGGATTGGACTTAGGTTTTGACCTTGCTGGTTTCGAGCATGTTGCATCGTACGAACTTATTCCTATTTGCAAAGATACTCTTCAGCGTAATAGACCTGAGTGGAATGTCTATGCTGGTCCAGATGAAGGTGATGTATCAAAACTGCTTGGGAACGTTACAAAGGGATGGTAG
- a CDS encoding tyrosine-type recombinase/integrase has protein sequence MSPPRKALKLILERAGIDPDGVVSHTARHSAASNLLNHSGLDVTSVQRVLNHSDICSTLSYRHFDRTALERGANALSDMVMKASENLALPEPK, from the coding sequence ATATCACCACCTAGAAAGGCATTGAAGTTGATACTGGAACGGGCTGGGATTGATCCAGATGGCGTAGTTTCCCATACGGCTAGACACTCTGCTGCATCTAATCTTTTGAACCATTCAGGGTTAGATGTGACCTCTGTTCAGCGAGTTCTCAACCATAGTGATATTTGTTCGACGTTATCCTACAGGCATTTTGACCGAACAGCATTAGAACGTGGCGCAAATGCTTTGTCTGATATGGTGATGAAAGCGAGTGAAAATCTAGCACTACCCGAACCTAAATAG
- a CDS encoding Arm DNA-binding domain-containing protein has translation MTLNRTVNFTNSVVRSLPVPPADSRSTDLEWSDGGGDNSVIGLKVLVGKTGIVVSYCDIHQKLLRSHDKPSRKASISLGRFPDLSVEEARKKARKLKVQIADGIDPKIERDSRSTVMIPDVYLLP, from the coding sequence ATGACACTTAATAGAACCGTTAACTTCACTAATTCGGTAGTAAGATCCTTGCCAGTACCGCCTGCTGACTCTCGCTCGACTGATCTTGAATGGTCTGATGGCGGTGGAGATAACAGCGTAATTGGTTTAAAGGTACTTGTCGGAAAGACGGGAATCGTCGTTTCTTACTGCGATATTCATCAAAAACTTCTTAGATCTCATGATAAACCTAGTCGTAAGGCAAGTATTTCTCTAGGTCGTTTTCCAGATCTATCAGTGGAAGAAGCTAGAAAGAAAGCACGTAAGCTTAAAGTGCAAATCGCCGATGGTATTGACCCTAAGATTGAAAGGGATTCTCGCTCAACGGTGATGATTCCCGATGTATACCTTCTTCCATGA